Proteins encoded together in one Undibacterium sp. CCC3.4 window:
- a CDS encoding TonB-dependent siderophore receptor, with translation MKRRTPIAAALITLFAQSQVVLAQEVAATSRVEQTADHLPEVQVQGRRNDFVSGTLSLSKLAVEQRDIPQSVTVVNKALMQSQGANSMSEALRNVSGITLGGAEGGQIGNNVNLNGFSARTDVYLDGFRDRGQYFRDTFALDAIEVLMGPSSMLFGRGSTGGAINQVSKKPQLKDQTEVNVSLTSNSLARSSIDVNHATSDTSAVRVLAMAQDGNASTRDQSKVQDFGLAPSLRFGIGTATDITLSALLQHNRDQPDYGIGPLNGRPAKVARDTAYGYEDDHTTSDVAALNGTVIHKLSADTTLRNQSQFNYVRTSAVETAANTIGTVGAKGFSTLPVSATSALPLSSLSVRLQSHDRTISDYSFFNQTELSSVLVSGGIKHHVLAGLELGHDSYENQAYYRNGTCNGTALNAANATTGYVACVSLLNPNNANSPTSVTSSAGNRAGGSANTVATYVNDTMDLTDQVKLVAGLRYDRFTASINNSINSTNTVGSTAIANAYQAIGFTSVRLGTIWQPDAQQSYYVSYGTSFNPSLEQLTGTLGQQNLDPEKNRSYELGGKWDVLNGDVALTSAIFQIQKENARSQISTGVYELDGTVRVNGFRAGATGRLSKTLQVAMNYTYLDARILAASAIDGTAGKTPANTPRNTLTAWTTWELAKHWELGGGPVYMSQRYANSTNLVGVGGYTRWDTTLAYTQKKYDVRLNLFNLTNKLYADALIQSDGGRAVPGSGRSAMLSLAYRF, from the coding sequence ATGAAACGCCGCACACCTATCGCCGCCGCCCTGATTACCTTATTTGCTCAGTCACAAGTTGTATTAGCGCAAGAAGTCGCTGCAACGAGTCGTGTCGAGCAAACTGCCGATCATTTACCGGAAGTCCAGGTGCAAGGCCGCCGCAACGACTTCGTTTCCGGTACGCTGTCATTGAGTAAGTTGGCGGTCGAGCAGCGTGATATCCCACAATCGGTCACGGTGGTGAATAAGGCTTTGATGCAATCGCAAGGGGCAAACTCGATGTCGGAAGCTTTGCGTAATGTCTCCGGCATCACCCTCGGTGGTGCCGAGGGCGGACAAATCGGCAATAACGTCAATCTCAATGGATTTTCTGCGCGCACCGACGTCTATCTCGATGGCTTTCGCGATCGTGGTCAATATTTCCGCGACACCTTTGCGCTCGATGCGATTGAAGTGCTGATGGGGCCATCGTCGATGTTATTCGGTCGCGGTTCAACTGGCGGTGCCATCAACCAAGTGAGCAAAAAGCCGCAGCTCAAAGATCAAACCGAAGTGAATGTCTCGCTGACCAGTAATAGTCTGGCGCGTTCCAGCATCGATGTGAACCACGCCACTTCCGATACCTCAGCCGTACGTGTGTTGGCGATGGCGCAGGATGGCAATGCCAGTACGCGTGATCAATCCAAGGTACAAGACTTTGGCCTGGCACCCTCGCTACGCTTCGGTATCGGAACGGCGACTGACATTACCCTGTCTGCCCTGTTACAACATAATCGTGACCAGCCCGACTACGGCATCGGTCCTTTGAACGGCCGGCCGGCCAAGGTCGCACGTGACACCGCCTATGGCTATGAGGATGACCACACCACGTCCGATGTGGCTGCCCTCAATGGCACGGTGATACACAAGCTCAGTGCCGACACCACGCTGCGTAACCAAAGCCAATTCAATTACGTGCGCACCAGTGCCGTGGAAACTGCCGCCAATACCATAGGCACGGTCGGCGCAAAAGGCTTCTCTACCTTGCCGGTGTCGGCCACCAGCGCACTGCCACTGAGCAGCCTGTCGGTACGCTTGCAAAGCCATGATCGCACGATCAGCGACTATTCGTTTTTCAATCAAACCGAATTATCCAGCGTACTCGTCAGCGGCGGCATCAAGCATCATGTCTTGGCTGGGCTTGAACTCGGCCACGACAGCTATGAGAATCAAGCCTACTACCGCAACGGCACTTGCAATGGCACTGCCCTCAATGCCGCCAACGCCACTACCGGCTATGTCGCTTGCGTGTCATTATTAAACCCAAATAACGCTAACTCGCCAACGAGCGTAACGAGCAGCGCTGGTAATCGCGCCGGCGGCTCTGCCAACACCGTGGCGACCTATGTTAACGATACCATGGACCTCACGGACCAGGTCAAATTGGTTGCCGGCTTACGTTATGATCGCTTCACTGCCAGCATCAACAATTCCATCAATTCGACCAATACGGTCGGCAGCACCGCGATCGCCAATGCCTATCAAGCGATCGGCTTTACCAGTGTGCGACTCGGTACGATTTGGCAACCGGATGCACAACAATCTTACTATGTATCGTATGGCACCTCGTTTAACCCTTCGTTGGAACAGTTGACCGGCACATTGGGTCAACAGAATTTGGATCCGGAAAAAAATCGTTCGTATGAACTGGGCGGGAAATGGGATGTATTGAACGGTGATGTAGCGCTGACTTCGGCCATATTCCAAATTCAAAAAGAGAATGCGCGCAGCCAGATCAGCACCGGGGTCTACGAACTTGACGGCACCGTGCGCGTCAATGGTTTTCGCGCCGGTGCGACTGGCCGCCTGAGTAAAACTCTGCAAGTGGCGATGAACTACACTTACCTCGATGCGCGCATCCTTGCCGCCTCTGCAATCGATGGAACCGCAGGGAAAACTCCGGCCAATACGCCGCGCAACACCCTGACTGCATGGACCACCTGGGAACTTGCCAAGCATTGGGAACTCGGCGGTGGGCCGGTGTATATGTCGCAGCGTTACGCTAATTCCACCAACTTGGTCGGCGTTGGTGGCTACACGCGCTGGGATACGACACTGGCCTATACGCAGAAAAAATACGATGTACGCTTGAATTTGTTTAACCTGACCAATAAACTGTATGCCGATGCGCTGATCCAGTCCGACGGCGGGCGTGCGGTACCGGGCAGCGGTCGTAGCGCTATGCTGTCATTGGCCTATCGCTTCTGA
- a CDS encoding Fe2+-dependent dioxygenase, with the protein MLIHIPQVLTPDTLAAVRQLLQHAGSAWVDGRVTAGYQGAAVKLNEQIDEQSEVAQQCQQIILSALERHPLFISATLPNVVYPPMFNRYGAGMEFGLHVDGSVRLHPHHGSKLRTDVSATLFLADTDEYDGGELRIVDTYGEHSAKLAAGDMLVYPATSLHQVSAVTRGTRLACFFWVQSLVKDAAQRSILFDMDQAIQTLNQTGADATARRALVGCYHNLLRQWSEV; encoded by the coding sequence ATGCTGATTCATATTCCGCAAGTTCTCACGCCCGATACTCTGGCGGCAGTGCGCCAATTGTTGCAGCATGCCGGGTCGGCATGGGTTGATGGGCGCGTTACTGCCGGGTATCAGGGGGCAGCGGTGAAACTCAATGAACAAATCGATGAGCAGTCTGAGGTGGCGCAGCAATGCCAGCAGATCATTTTATCGGCACTGGAACGGCACCCCTTGTTCATCAGCGCGACCTTACCCAATGTCGTCTACCCGCCGATGTTCAATCGTTATGGTGCCGGCATGGAATTCGGTTTGCATGTGGATGGCAGTGTGCGTTTGCATCCGCATCATGGCAGTAAGCTGCGCACGGACGTATCGGCCACGCTGTTTCTGGCCGATACCGACGAGTACGATGGCGGTGAGTTACGCATCGTCGACACCTATGGCGAACACAGTGCTAAACTCGCGGCCGGCGACATGCTGGTGTACCCGGCAACGAGCTTGCATCAGGTGTCTGCGGTCACCCGTGGGACGCGTCTGGCGTGCTTTTTTTGGGTGCAAAGTCTGGTCAAAGACGCGGCACAGCGCAGCATCTTGTTCGACATGGATCAAGCAATACAAACCCTTAACCAAACCGGGGCCGATGCCACTGCGCGGCGCGCCCTGGTTGGGTGTTATCATAATTTGCTGCGGCAATGGAGCGAAGTCTGA
- a CDS encoding ABC-2 family transporter protein has protein sequence MIDYPLIRLGFYQSVSIAKKNPVNFWVSALVNFIYGVTQGIFWWALSQHSQFLGFMSQHYLLVFFVTVVCVDNLYMMLFGQSSMELQRRVHNMKLDTHLLLPVHLPFFYVATSISLQHAMLTSAALLSFIVLHITLTTPLWLALVHLLVIVEGSIVLAAISWIYRSSIFWTNALVAMRHSNPSFKVMIRPLDAFDGVARLIFLFLIPCLFITGVPAWLVGKQFDWTWFAAQNVVVCLLVCLANHIFIIGTRRYGRVTT, from the coding sequence ATGATTGACTATCCACTGATACGACTCGGTTTTTACCAAAGCGTATCGATAGCGAAAAAAAATCCCGTTAATTTCTGGGTTTCCGCGCTCGTTAATTTCATTTATGGTGTGACTCAGGGAATTTTTTGGTGGGCACTCAGTCAGCACAGCCAATTTCTCGGTTTTATGAGTCAGCATTATCTACTCGTTTTTTTTGTCACTGTTGTCTGCGTCGATAATTTGTATATGATGCTGTTCGGCCAAAGCAGCATGGAACTGCAGCGCCGAGTGCACAATATGAAGCTCGATACCCATTTGCTGCTGCCGGTGCATTTGCCATTTTTTTATGTTGCCACAAGCATCTCATTACAACACGCTATGCTGACATCGGCTGCGCTGCTTTCCTTCATTGTCCTGCACATTACACTGACGACCCCACTCTGGCTGGCCTTGGTTCACCTGCTTGTGATTGTGGAAGGAAGTATCGTGCTGGCAGCGATCAGTTGGATCTATCGTTCAAGTATTTTCTGGACTAATGCATTGGTGGCGATGCGTCATTCCAATCCCAGCTTCAAGGTCATGATCCGGCCGCTTGATGCATTCGACGGCGTCGCACGCCTGATTTTTCTCTTTCTCATCCCCTGCTTGTTCATCACCGGCGTTCCGGCCTGGCTAGTCGGCAAGCAATTCGACTGGACTTGGTTTGCGGCGCAAAACGTGGTCGTTTGTCTGTTGGTATGCTTGGCTAATCATATATTTATCATTGGCACTCGACGCTATGGTCGCGTGACTACTTAG
- a CDS encoding ABC-2 family transporter protein — protein MIIRYAVVETLRTKAAFLGPVFLFAMLYLIEFSFWSKLTAEAGIAHYKQETIIHYLLWSVLIFQITAVSGLPDELAVYIENGQIERFLLLPTGVLRFFLAYGLGQMLARLLLFSPLILCIMLIKGAGNFVLLPVLLTAGLLINICLSFSLSCLSFTFREAYSLVTIKDTLAWVLSGALIPLDLFPVLVQHVFAFLPFQYISFIPAQAAMGRSGHDLFLPHLAAVLLSMLTIAHYSWKYLSKYNQAYVSYD, from the coding sequence ATGATCATCCGCTATGCAGTCGTAGAGACACTCAGGACCAAAGCGGCCTTTCTCGGTCCGGTATTTTTGTTTGCCATGCTCTACCTGATTGAATTCAGTTTTTGGTCCAAACTGACCGCAGAGGCAGGCATCGCTCATTACAAGCAAGAAACGATCATTCATTATCTGCTCTGGTCTGTCTTGATTTTTCAAATTACGGCGGTGTCCGGCTTACCCGATGAATTGGCTGTGTATATAGAAAACGGCCAAATTGAACGCTTCCTGCTGCTACCGACAGGCGTACTGAGATTTTTTCTCGCTTATGGCCTGGGCCAAATGTTGGCACGATTACTGCTATTCTCACCGCTCATTCTGTGCATCATGCTGATAAAAGGAGCGGGTAATTTTGTGTTGCTGCCAGTTTTGCTGACAGCGGGTCTGCTCATCAACATCTGCCTCAGTTTTTCGCTCTCGTGCCTGAGTTTTACATTCAGAGAAGCCTACTCACTTGTTACCATCAAGGATACCTTAGCCTGGGTACTGTCCGGTGCGCTGATCCCGCTCGATTTATTTCCAGTATTGGTTCAACATGTCTTCGCGTTTTTGCCGTTTCAGTACATCAGCTTCATTCCCGCCCAAGCCGCAATGGGTCGGAGTGGGCATGATTTGTTTTTGCCCCACTTGGCGGCTGTACTGTTGAGCATGCTGACGATTGCCCACTACTCATGGAAGTATTTATCAAAATATAACCAGGCTTACGTTTCCTATGATTGA
- a CDS encoding ATP-binding cassette domain-containing protein, translated as MSVKLTAVSFNYRVRSIASGPWYRNLFSRTETTVNIFQALDLHLPHSGTNYGLLGKNGSGKTTLIKLMSGILQADSGSIDVFGDSPSTRKPGMLRQLGVMFGHQSLLWPELSLHENLRLFEHIYRRHYDPAQVDIRLQELALCHIVDKPAKTYSLGQSVKANLLIHLLNQPRLLILDEPTIGLDIESGIALRPSLAQFAQQTGAIVLITSHNMADIAEICEQVFFLVQGRIRAIELNPKHGKHEKIIHLESLFL; from the coding sequence ATGTCAGTTAAGCTCACTGCCGTTTCATTCAACTACCGTGTCCGCAGCATTGCCAGCGGCCCTTGGTACCGCAATCTGTTTTCCCGCACGGAAACCACAGTCAACATTTTCCAAGCTCTCGATTTGCATCTGCCTCACTCAGGGACTAACTACGGATTACTCGGTAAAAATGGTAGTGGAAAAACGACACTGATCAAACTCATGAGCGGCATTCTGCAAGCCGATTCCGGTAGCATTGATGTATTCGGCGATAGTCCCAGCACGCGCAAGCCGGGCATGCTGCGCCAGCTCGGCGTGATGTTCGGACATCAATCGCTGCTCTGGCCTGAACTGTCGTTGCACGAAAACCTGCGACTGTTCGAGCATATATATCGGCGCCATTACGATCCTGCCCAAGTTGACATACGATTACAGGAGCTGGCGCTCTGCCATATCGTCGACAAACCTGCCAAAACCTATTCCTTGGGGCAATCTGTCAAAGCCAATCTGCTCATTCATCTGCTCAATCAACCGCGATTATTAATTCTGGATGAGCCAACCATAGGGCTAGATATCGAATCTGGAATTGCCTTGCGTCCGTCTCTGGCGCAGTTTGCTCAGCAAACCGGCGCTATCGTACTGATCACTTCGCACAATATGGCCGATATTGCCGAAATTTGCGAGCAGGTTTTTTTTCTTGTACAAGGCAGGATACGTGCGATTGAACTCAATCCCAAACACGGCAAGCACGAGAAAATTATTCACTTGGAGAGCCTGTTTCTATGA
- a CDS encoding nucleotidyltransferase family protein, with protein sequence MENHPLDLETVKTTQAFLAEAATKFPLRSAILYGNRARGEFKPDSDADLVVLLSSRHGQFLSAKMALSDKLHLFAETVCGPVACDQRLKTVNSRRRSSTTKWIVASDDGKASGRGLHPLPSRRSFVAHRPEEAVAKGFSVGIITPTGGRVVPACFWQESSDVRG encoded by the coding sequence GTGGAAAATCACCCTCTTGACCTGGAAACAGTAAAAACAACGCAAGCCTTCTTAGCTGAAGCGGCTACGAAATTTCCTTTGCGGAGCGCAATTTTGTACGGCAATCGTGCCCGTGGAGAATTCAAACCGGACAGCGATGCCGACCTGGTGGTTTTACTTTCAAGTCGACATGGGCAATTTTTGTCTGCAAAAATGGCCCTGTCCGATAAGTTGCACCTTTTTGCGGAGACTGTTTGCGGACCGGTGGCCTGCGATCAAAGATTGAAAACGGTGAATTCAAGAAGGCGCTCATCAACAACTAAATGGATCGTCGCAAGCGACGATGGAAAAGCCTCTGGAAGGGGTTTGCATCCCCTCCCATCGCGTCGCTCCTTCGTCGCTCACCGGCCTGAAGAGGCTGTCGCAAAAGGGTTTTCAGTCGGTATCATTACCCCGACTGGTGGCCGCGTCGTTCCTGCGTGCTTTTGGCAGGAATCCAGCGACGTTCGTGGTTAA
- the miaA gene encoding tRNA (adenosine(37)-N6)-dimethylallyltransferase MiaA encodes MGPTASGKTAAALTIARHIPAEIISVDSALVYRDMDIGTAKPSAAERASAPHHLIDLIDPAQSYSVAQFRTDAAALVNDIRARGKLPILVGGTMMYFNALKHGLDDLPGADPILRAALDAEAARDGVPALHARLARLDPITAARLQPNDSQRVQRALEIITLSGQAMSTLLAQQSRAAPAFETLAISLEPSDRSVLHQRIAERFDHMLAHGFLDEVRRLKQRPELHPDLPSIRCVGYRQAWDYLDNNINAAEMRELGIIATRQLAKRQLTWLRSMPERLIIDCLSQDPQEQILEMVRKNQDGQT; translated from the coding sequence ATGGGCCCAACCGCCTCCGGCAAGACCGCGGCCGCGTTGACCATCGCCCGGCACATTCCGGCCGAAATCATCTCGGTCGATTCCGCCCTCGTGTATCGCGACATGGATATCGGCACCGCCAAACCGAGCGCCGCCGAGCGCGCCAGCGCGCCGCACCACCTGATCGACCTGATCGACCCGGCGCAATCGTACTCGGTAGCGCAGTTCCGCACCGATGCCGCCGCACTGGTCAACGATATTCGCGCGCGCGGCAAACTGCCGATCTTAGTCGGCGGCACCATGATGTACTTCAATGCGCTCAAACACGGCCTCGACGATTTACCCGGTGCCGATCCCATACTGCGTGCCGCACTCGATGCCGAAGCCGCACGCGACGGCGTGCCGGCGCTGCATGCACGCCTGGCGCGCCTCGATCCGATCACCGCCGCGCGCCTGCAGCCGAACGATAGCCAGCGCGTCCAGCGTGCCCTCGAAATCATCACGCTGTCCGGACAAGCCATGAGCACCCTGCTGGCCCAGCAAAGCCGCGCCGCACCCGCCTTCGAAACCTTGGCTATCTCGCTGGAACCGTCGGATCGCAGCGTGCTGCACCAACGTATCGCCGAACGCTTCGACCACATGCTGGCGCACGGTTTCCTCGACGAAGTGCGCCGCCTCAAGCAACGCCCCGAGCTGCATCCCGACCTGCCCTCGATACGCTGCGTCGGCTACCGTCAGGCCTGGGATTATCTCGATAACAATATCAACGCAGCAGAGATGCGCGAACTTGGCATCATCGCCACCCGCCAGTTGGCCAAACGCCAGCTGACTTGGTTGCGCTCTATGCCGGAACGCCTGATCATCGATTGCCTGAGCCAAGACCCGCAAGAGCAAATCCTTGAAATGGTCAGAAAAAACCAGGATGGCCAGACATGA
- the mutL gene encoding DNA mismatch repair endonuclease MutL, whose translation MNANSLERRPILALPDNLISQIAAGEVVERPSAVVKEILENALDAGAASISIRLEEGGVKRIAITDNGRGIPPEQLPLALARHATSKIASLSELENVATLGFRGEALASIASVSLLTLTTRTADDAHAWQIEAGKISPASGAAGTTVDVQDLYYNTPARRKFLKSEQTEFGHCAEVVRRIALARPDVAFSLSHNGKAVDHWNVSAIDKRSGQILGDNFSAARLALDESAGPLRLHGFVGLPTASKARADAQYFYVNGRFVRDKLLTHAVRAAYQDVLHGDRYPAYVLALELDPALVDVNVHPSKIEVRFRDSRAVHQFVFHAVSRALALTSATAYGTVPAPATAAASSPQAWIAGTQSSFASQFATPRESGGSSNGGQNYNNFGSRNEAGVAQNLQSYGALFRPPTGTTPQVPPARSLPDDEHPLGFALAQLHGVYVIAQNSQGLVLVDMHAAHERILYEQLKQALDENAMPVQALLIPVTFYADAIEVATVAEHHDTLKTLGFDLAAISPTTLAVRAVPALLQNADAQSLARDVLREVREYGGSRVLIDRRNELLGTLACHTAVRANRSLTVLEMNALLRQMEQTERADQCNHGRPTWVQLGMNDLDRMFLRGQ comes from the coding sequence ATGAATGCAAACTCTCTTGAACGCCGCCCCATTTTGGCGCTGCCCGATAACTTAATTTCCCAGATCGCCGCCGGTGAAGTGGTCGAACGGCCTTCCGCCGTAGTCAAAGAAATTCTTGAAAACGCTCTCGACGCCGGTGCCGCCAGCATCAGCATCCGCCTCGAAGAAGGCGGCGTCAAGCGCATTGCCATCACCGACAATGGCCGCGGCATTCCGCCAGAGCAACTGCCGCTGGCCTTGGCACGCCATGCCACCTCAAAAATCGCCTCACTGTCCGAACTCGAAAATGTCGCCACGCTGGGCTTTCGCGGTGAAGCGCTGGCCTCGATCGCCTCGGTCTCGCTACTCACCCTGACCACGCGCACGGCCGACGATGCACATGCCTGGCAAATCGAAGCCGGCAAAATCTCACCGGCCTCGGGTGCTGCCGGTACCACAGTCGATGTACAAGATCTGTATTACAACACGCCGGCGCGACGCAAATTTCTGAAATCGGAACAAACTGAATTCGGCCATTGTGCCGAAGTGGTGCGCCGCATCGCGCTGGCCCGGCCGGACGTCGCCTTTTCCCTGAGCCACAACGGCAAAGCGGTCGACCATTGGAATGTCAGCGCGATCGACAAACGCAGTGGGCAAATTCTGGGTGACAATTTTTCTGCGGCCCGCTTAGCGCTCGACGAAAGCGCCGGCCCCTTGCGACTACATGGCTTCGTCGGCTTACCGACCGCCTCGAAAGCGCGCGCCGATGCCCAGTACTTTTATGTTAATGGTCGTTTTGTGCGCGACAAACTGCTGACCCACGCCGTGCGCGCCGCGTATCAGGATGTCTTGCACGGCGACCGCTATCCCGCGTATGTGCTGGCCTTAGAACTCGACCCGGCGTTGGTTGACGTCAACGTCCACCCATCCAAAATCGAAGTACGCTTCCGCGACAGCCGCGCCGTCCATCAATTTGTCTTTCACGCCGTCAGCCGCGCCTTAGCCCTGACTTCGGCCACCGCCTACGGCACCGTACCGGCACCGGCCACCGCCGCTGCCAGCTCACCGCAAGCCTGGATCGCCGGCACACAAAGCAGCTTCGCCAGCCAATTCGCCACGCCACGAGAAAGCGGCGGCAGCAGTAACGGCGGCCAAAACTACAACAACTTCGGCAGCCGCAACGAAGCCGGCGTAGCGCAAAATCTGCAAAGCTATGGCGCGCTGTTTCGCCCGCCCACCGGCACGACACCGCAAGTGCCACCAGCGCGCAGCCTGCCGGACGACGAACATCCGCTCGGTTTTGCACTGGCCCAGTTACACGGCGTGTATGTGATCGCCCAAAACAGCCAAGGCTTGGTACTGGTCGACATGCATGCGGCACACGAACGCATCCTCTACGAGCAACTCAAACAGGCGCTCGATGAAAACGCCATGCCGGTACAAGCCCTGCTGATTCCGGTCACTTTCTACGCCGATGCCATCGAAGTAGCCACCGTCGCCGAACACCACGATACCCTGAAAACCCTGGGTTTCGACCTCGCCGCCATCAGCCCGACCACCTTGGCCGTGCGCGCCGTGCCGGCCCTGCTGCAAAATGCCGATGCCCAATCGCTGGCGCGCGACGTGCTGCGCGAAGTACGCGAATACGGCGGCTCGCGTGTGCTGATCGACCGCCGCAATGAATTGCTCGGCACATTGGCTTGTCATACCGCCGTACGTGCCAATCGCAGCCTGACCGTACTGGAAATGAACGCCCTGCTGCGCCAGATGGAACAAACTGAACGTGCCGACCAATGTAATCACGGCCGCCCGACCTGGGTACAACTGGGCATGAACGACCTCGACCGGATGTTTTTACGTGGCCAATAA
- a CDS encoding VTT domain-containing protein — protein sequence MDFMQLLGMLLHVDKMLGAVIAQYGTLVYVVLFAIIFCETAFVVLPFLPGDSLLFIAGTFSATGAMNVWVLIVLLVLASILGNTVNYWIGSQIGHRVLERDYRWIDKAALRKTHEFYEKHGGKTVVLARFIPIVRTFAPFVAGISDMTHRTFQIFNVLGALLWIFSLVLSGYFFGNIPFIREHLNSIVLVGVGAAIVPILLGTLWKLCRGWRKAV from the coding sequence ATGGATTTTATGCAATTATTAGGTATGCTTTTGCATGTCGACAAAATGCTCGGTGCGGTGATTGCACAATATGGCACCTTGGTATATGTCGTGTTGTTTGCGATTATTTTTTGTGAAACGGCGTTTGTTGTACTGCCGTTTTTACCCGGCGATTCATTATTGTTCATTGCCGGCACTTTCAGCGCGACCGGTGCCATGAATGTCTGGGTGCTGATCGTTTTGTTAGTGCTCGCTTCGATACTCGGCAATACCGTCAATTACTGGATAGGCAGTCAGATCGGCCACCGGGTGCTGGAACGTGATTACCGCTGGATTGATAAAGCGGCACTGAGAAAAACCCATGAGTTTTATGAAAAACATGGCGGCAAAACCGTGGTGCTGGCGCGTTTCATTCCCATCGTGCGTACTTTTGCGCCGTTTGTGGCCGGCATTTCCGATATGACGCATCGTACTTTCCAAATCTTCAATGTGCTCGGCGCCTTGCTGTGGATTTTCAGTTTGGTATTGAGCGGCTATTTTTTCGGTAATATTCCTTTCATTCGTGAGCATTTGAATAGCATTGTGCTCGTTGGTGTGGGTGCTGCGATTGTTCCTATCTTGCTCGGTACCTTGTGGAAGCTGTGTCGCGGCTGGCGTAAGGCGGTCTGA